The Calothrix sp. PCC 7507 DNA segment TCCGCAAAAACGCGGCGGTAAACTTGATTTTTGATATGCACTCTGAGTATGGCTGGCAAGCTGTCTGCGAAGGTAAGCAATATAGTACAGTTAAAGGTTTAAAGCAGCTATTCCCCGGTAAAGTGGAAGTCTACACCCTCGACCCAGAATCGACAAAGCGTCGGGGAGTCAGGGATGCACAAGAACTTTATTTGAGTTATGAGCAAATTGAAGTCGAAGATGTCAAGTTATGCTCTCGTGACTTAGGACTGTCGGAAGCCGCCTTAGATAACGCCAATATTTTATATGCAGAATTTGGCAAGGCTTGGATTTTGCAGTTGTTGAATATGACGAACGAGGAAATAAAACTGTTTTGTGAGGAAAAGCGCGGACACCAAGGCTCGATTATGTCGTTGCAGCGCAAACTCCTGCGGCTAGATAATTTGAAATATATGCGGGCTGCTTGTCCCCAGAATTATATTCATCAAATCTTGCGATCGCTCGAAGCTGGGAAAAATGTTGTGGTTGAGTTCGGTTCCCAGTCAGATATGCTATCATATATGTTGGTGACAAATATGATCACCAGAAGGATTCACAGCCACTATGTCAACAAAGCAGAGAGATTTTTGCACAGTGGCAATGCTAGCGATCGCCCCACGCAATTAGTAATTACAATTGAAGAAGCGCACCGATTCCTAGATCCGGCGATCGTCCAAAGCACAATCTTCGGCACAATTGCGCGGGAGATGCGAAAATACTTCGTCACCCTTTTGGTGGTTGATCAACGCCCATCGGGGATAGATAATGAAGTCATGTCCCAGATTGGTACTCGGATTACAGCTTTGCTCAACGACGAAAAAGACATTGATGCAATTTTCACGGGTGTTTCTGGTGCTGGTAGCTTGCGATCGGTGTTAGCCAAATTAGACTCCAAACAACAAGCCATGATTCTAGGTCATGCTGTGCCGATGCCAGTCGTAGTCCGTACCCGTCCCTACGATGCTACCTTCTACACAGAAATTGGCGACCCAGCCTGGGAGGAAAAGCCAGATGCAGAAATATTCGCCGCCGCTGAACTAGCCAAAGCCGATTTGGGATTTTAGGGAGTCAAGGGTCAGGAGTCAAGAGTCAAGAGTTGTTACCCATTACTCATTCCTCATTACCCAATCCCCAGTCCCCAGTTCCCAATCCCCAATCCCCAATCCCCAGTTTCGTACCTTCCCCCCACAACAGCAACCAATCAGTTCGGTTATCTCGCTACTTACAGGCAACTGAAGAGGAGATTTTAGCGTCACTATAGATATAGTAAGCACTCTAAGGGAAGTTAAAGAAACTTTTTTGTCAAACAGACAATTTTGCCTTATAATCGAAAGATTTATCTAGGCTGCTTTACCATCCGTTAGTTTTGTCGTACTATAAAAGTAAGTAAAACTCATATCGACTTCGTATTTTTCAGGTCGCTGCTAGTGGCACAGTAAAAAAAATCTCGAAAACAACCTAAAAGTGCTTATATAGAGATGCCAAAAACTAGGGAGGATAGGGGAACCTATCTCAGGGATGCACCGTCTTATCAACGGCTGTATGAATTGAATGCTTATGGTAGCTCCCGATGTTCTGTAATATATGTACTGATTTTCCCCATCCACCCTAGTTATTAAAGATTCATTGTGTTTACGGAGTAGAGGACAACGCACCAATGCCTACTGTTAACACCCAAACCGAAAACCTGAACACCAAATTCACAGCTGATATGGTGAGAACCTATCTGCGGGAAATTGGTCGTGTGCCATTGCTAACCCGTGAGCAGGAGATTATTTTTGGCAAGCAGGTGCAGCAGATGATGACACTACTGGACGCTAAAGAAGATTTAGCGAAAAAACTGCACCGAGAACCTAGTTTAGAAGAATGGGCGAATCTAGTTCACCAACCGGAAACAGAGGTGAAACAGACAGTCGCCCAAGGTAAGCGGGCCAAGCAAAAAATGATTGAAGCGAATCTACGCTTGGTAGTTGCTATTGCAAAAAAATACCAAAAGCGCAACATGGAGTTTCTGGATTTGATCCAGGAAGGCACACTAGGATTAGAGCGGGGTGTGGAGAAATTTGATCCCATGCGGGGTTATAAGTTTTCGACATACGCCTATTGGTGGATTCGCCAAGCGATCACCAGAGCGATCGCCCAACAAGGCCGCACCATCCGTTTACCTATTCACATTACTGAGAAGCTGAACAAAATCAAGAAAGTGCAGCGCGAGTTGGCGCAAAAATTAGGGCGATCGCCAACTCCTGCAGAAATTGCCAAAGAACTAGAGCTAGAACCTGCTCAGATTCGCGAGTATCTGAATATGGCGCGTCAACCAGTTTCTTTGGATGTGCGAGTCGGCGATAACCAAGATACTGAATTGCAAGAAATGCTGGAAGATGACGGCCCATCACCAGAGTATTACACCACCCAAGAATTCTTGCGCCAAGACTTAAACACCTTGTTAGCAGAACTAACCCCCCAACAGCGAGAAGTTGTAGCCCTACGCTTTGGGTTAGAGGATGGTAACGAAATGTCTTTGGCTAAAGTAGGCGAGCGGTTGAATCTCAGCCGCGAACGTGTCCGCCAGTTAGAGCATCAAGCTCTGGCTCATCTGCGCCGCCGTCGCGCCAATGTCAAAGAATATGTAGCAAGTTAACTGTTAACAGATTTAAGTAATTTTGCAGCAACGCCTCCTGGATTTAGGGGGCGTTTTTTATGATTTGTCATTTGTCATTAGCTATTTCTCCCGGTTGGTGAGCGCAGCCGAACCACATCTCCCCCAATCCCCAGTCCCTGCTCACTGAGCGGCTCGCCTTGACTTGTACCGAGCGGAGCCGAGGTAGCGTAGCCGTACTGCGAAGCAGAACCCGCAGGGTAAGGAGCCGAAGTGCAATCCCCAATCCCCAATTCCCAAATTTCCGGAATCGAGAGATTTGCTGCTGTAGTTCACTATGTAGCAAAAAATGAGCGCCCGACGGGGAAAAATGAAGATTGTTTAAAGTAAAAAATGTCACAAATGAATAGTTTTTCATTTTATTGTCCCCAATTTAGGCATCATCCTATCGGATGAATCTACTGGGTGAAGCAGAAAAAGCTTAAAGAAAGGTAATCTCAAGATTATCTGCAAAATTAAATAAAAAATTCGGTTTTCAATAGTTTTATTCCCCGGACAATATAGATCAGACCTTTGACGGAGCCTTGATTTATAAAGATTCAGTTAAGTTGCTAGTAAGTCGCTGAGAGAGTAGTTAATTTTTTAACAGGAGAGGTCAGGTGCTTAACAACATTTTTCGGTTCAATTCCCTTCAGAAGCTGAGTATTCCCGTTGTTGGCTTACTTCTTACCCTTGGTATCGTAGGCGAACAGACTAGACCGGTTCTCAGCGAACAGATAGAAAAAGTACCGACATCTACTGCACTAGTTCAGAATTATCAAGATAACTCCGGAACTACTCTTTTGACGCGGCTAAGAGAAGTCCGAACCCAGAGGAATCAACGGTGGGTGGCTTCCCAAGAAACAAGACCTAAAACTACAATAGTGGCGATCGCTAATCAAAAATCTGCGAAAGAAACAGCAACTGCGCCTAGAGCCAATTTTCCCAAACAAGATGGGGTTTATCTCTATGGTCAATCGCTACAACCAAACCAGTTGGGACAAGGATACATCGTATTCGAGAAACGGCAAGATACGGTGAAGGGTGCATTGTATATGCCCAGTTCTGAGTTTAGTTGTTTTCAGGGCACACTCGACAAGTCAGGAGAGTTGGCGATGACGGTTATGGGTTCACCTGATGAAGGTGGATTGACGCAGGTTGCTACCAGTAATAGATTGCCTAGAATTAACGACGATGAGGCAACTAACTATGCTTACTCGGTAGCATTGCAAGATTATCATCAGCTAAAGTCCATCAGCGCTAATGACCGCCGGATTTTGCAAATGTGTAATCAACCTGCTGAGGAATATCGCAAGTTGGTTAAATGAAGAATTTCCCAACCATAAGTAATTTCTAGAAAGTGCGGTGTTCCACTGCACTTTTTTAGTCACAAGAATGTACAACCAAAGTACAACTCATACCAATTCAAATATTTTTTGCGATACATGGATTGTCTTGAAGTCTGGGGAAATCCTGCCCCTAGGATTTATCGAAAAAAATAAAAAACGCCATATACCTGATTTGACTCTCTAGCCGGGTGGAGACTTTAAAATGCTATTGGCAAAATATTGAGAATATAACAATGCGACTCTCTACATTGAAAAACAGTTTTTTGACATTTACCTTAGTAGCGATCGCTTCTTGTTCTACAGCTACTTCTCAAAACCAAACCCAAGTACCAAACCCTCATGGTGGTGGGATGAACCACAGCATGGCGATGGACTTAGGGCCGGCTGATGCTAACTATGATTTGCGGTTCATTGATGGGATGATTCCCCACCATCAGGGTGCAATAGTCATGGCCAAGGAAGCACAACAAAAATCTCAACGCCCAGAAATCAAAAAGCTAGCAGACGAAATTATCAAAGCACAGAACCAAGAAATTAGCCAGATGAAACAGTGGCGAACAGCTTGGTATCCCAAAGCAGGCGATAAACCAATGGCTTATGATGCCAAAATGGGTCACATGATGGAGATGTCATCTGAGCAAATGCAAGCCATGATGATGAACATGAACTTGGGTGCTGCTGATCAAGATTTTGACTTGCGGTTTATCAATGCAATGATTCCTCACCATGAAGCCGCTGTGATTATGGCTAAAGATGCTGTGCAAAAGTCTCAGCGTGCTGAAATTAAGAACTTGGCTCAAGCAATTATCAAAGCACAAGATACTGAAATTAACCAAATGAAACAGTGGCGAAAAGCTTGGTATAACAAGTAGAAAAAAGAAATCGATATCATCCTGACATATTTAGGCGATCGCTTGCATAATCTCTGCCAACTCCACCTAATATCATCTAAGTAGGTTGGTGCAATTAAAGACAACTGGCGATGTCTGTCATTTGTCAATAGGCAATAGGCAATAGGCAATAAGAAGTCAAGGGTCATTTATTCTTTCTCCCCCAGTCCCCAGTCCCCAGTCCCAAAATGTGTCCACGCGGCGTTACTACCAGTCGTTCAACTCCTGCTAAACAAACAATTGTCCCTAAATTGTGGTTATTACTGGTGGGAGTCAACCAATACCAAGATGAACAACTTCCATCTCTACGTTATTCCGCAGTTGATTGTCAGGTATTATCTGAAGCTTTAGTAATGGCCACAAAAGAGCAATTTCCTCAAAAAGAAATAAAAATTTATCACGATTTTGCAACTCAATTGCCATTGTTAGCGACTGTAAAAGAAAGTTTACAGCAAATCGCTGCTGATGCTCAACCAATTGACACAGTTATATTTTATTTTTCCGGTCATGGAATGCTCCAGCCAAGCACTCAGCAAGCATTTTTGTGTTTGGCTGATACTCAAAAAGATAACTTAGATGAAACTGGTTTAGCTGTCAATGAACTATTAGGAAAGTTAGGTAAAAGTGGGGCCCAAAATCAGGTGGTATGGTTGGATGCCTGTCATAGTGGTGGAATGACACTCAGGGGAACAACGGCAGAACCTTTATTAAATCCCACGCCGCAATTGGTGGAAGTATTGCAGCGTAGTGCAGCTAAAGGTAAGGGATTTTATGCTTTACTTTCTTGTGATGTCAATCAGCTATCTTGGGAGTTTCCAGAATTAGGGCATGGGGTATTCACTTATTATTTAATGCGGGGTTTACAAGGTGATGCGGCAGATGCTCAAGGGGTAATTTTTGCGGATGGACTTTATCGCTATGTCTATCATCAAACGTTGCAATATATTGATAAAACTAATCAACAATTACGACTGATTAATCAACAGAAACGCGGTAAGGGAGACACACAACTTTTTGGTGAATACCCGCTACAAACTCCGAAGCGGATTGTCGAAGGAGTGGGAGAATTAATTCTTGGTTCTATCCCCGCAGTTACGGAATCACAGCCTCCCAGAACAGCATTGGTAATTGAGGGATTTAGTGGTTCACAGGCGACGCTGGATTTTAGTCAAGAGTTGGTTGATGCTGGCGTTTTTGAGTTAGATTATTTGCCTCGTCCTGGTCAAACAACTGCTCAAGATGTACGTGCAGCAATTCAAGCATGTTTGCATTCACCAATACAACAAAACTACAGAGGTGAAGAACCGGGAACTGTTTTGTTATATCTTCGCGGAAGACTTGAAGAAACTCCCACAGGGGAAGCAGCTTTATTAATATCAGAAGATATCTGGCTGAGTCGTTCTTGGTTAAGACAACAGTTACGCCGTTCTCAAATTGCTCAACAAATTATTATTTTAGATTTTCCAGTTGTTGCTACTGCTGTTTCTTCCCTCAAAGATTGGGTTGAGGAGTTACAACTCGACTCAGAAAAAGCACAATGTATCATTGCTGCAACTTCTCCAAAAAACAATTCCGAATTATTTGCCGAAACGCTGATTAATACTCTCAAATCTGCTGCTAAACCTGCTGGTTTATCTGTTGCTGGTTGGATTACCCAATTACAAGTCCAATTTGCAGCCCAGATGCAACTCCATTTTTGGCTATCGGGTACACAAGGGGTGATTGAAATTATCCCTACAACTACTGGCGCTCGCAGTCACCACAAAGCTACAGCATTAGATTTAAGAATTTGTCCTTACCGGGGATTAAGGGCTTTCCAAGAAGAAGATGCTCAATATTTTTATGGTCGAGAACCTTTAACTCAGCATCTAATTAGCCAGCTAGCGCATAAATCATTTCTCGCTGTGGTGGGTGCTTCTGGTAGCGGTAAATCTTCGGTTGTGCAAGCGGGATTAATTGCTCAATTGCGCGCCGGTAAACAACTACCCGGTAGTGATTCGTGGTTGATTAAAAGCTTGCGTCCTGGCGCACGTCCTTTGGAAGCGTTAGCAAGGCGATTGGTAGGGGGTAGGGGGCACGCTTCGGAGGGGGCTGGGGGAGAAACTTCCCCATCCCCCCACCTTGTCTTAGAGGGGATGCTCTACCAGGGAGTGGAGGGCTTTGTCTACTGGTTGCGTAGCCGTCCTGAGCCGATGGTGGTTTTGGTGGTAGACCAGTTTG contains these protein-coding regions:
- a CDS encoding DUF305 domain-containing protein — translated: MRLSTLKNSFLTFTLVAIASCSTATSQNQTQVPNPHGGGMNHSMAMDLGPADANYDLRFIDGMIPHHQGAIVMAKEAQQKSQRPEIKKLADEIIKAQNQEISQMKQWRTAWYPKAGDKPMAYDAKMGHMMEMSSEQMQAMMMNMNLGAADQDFDLRFINAMIPHHEAAVIMAKDAVQKSQRAEIKNLAQAIIKAQDTEINQMKQWRKAWYNK
- a CDS encoding ATP-binding protein; this translates as MTNSGQPLGSVIQGSLTGGLEVRLHADISVEDMRVGKFLVVQGVRSRFFCMLTDVALGTANARIIANPPNWEDTFLREVLAGSSTYGTINLAPMLMFTPESEESFSPTNGKSANPFIPSMTGLASFQPQTSTTMELLPVKTIPSHFSQVYEASEEDFRRVFGWEDDTQRKNFSIGKPLDMDVPVCIDLDRFVERSNGVFGKSGTGKSFLTRLLLAGIVRKNAAVNLIFDMHSEYGWQAVCEGKQYSTVKGLKQLFPGKVEVYTLDPESTKRRGVRDAQELYLSYEQIEVEDVKLCSRDLGLSEAALDNANILYAEFGKAWILQLLNMTNEEIKLFCEEKRGHQGSIMSLQRKLLRLDNLKYMRAACPQNYIHQILRSLEAGKNVVVEFGSQSDMLSYMLVTNMITRRIHSHYVNKAERFLHSGNASDRPTQLVITIEEAHRFLDPAIVQSTIFGTIAREMRKYFVTLLVVDQRPSGIDNEVMSQIGTRITALLNDEKDIDAIFTGVSGAGSLRSVLAKLDSKQQAMILGHAVPMPVVVRTRPYDATFYTEIGDPAWEEKPDAEIFAAAELAKADLGF
- a CDS encoding RNA polymerase sigma factor, RpoD/SigA family; translated protein: MPTVNTQTENLNTKFTADMVRTYLREIGRVPLLTREQEIIFGKQVQQMMTLLDAKEDLAKKLHREPSLEEWANLVHQPETEVKQTVAQGKRAKQKMIEANLRLVVAIAKKYQKRNMEFLDLIQEGTLGLERGVEKFDPMRGYKFSTYAYWWIRQAITRAIAQQGRTIRLPIHITEKLNKIKKVQRELAQKLGRSPTPAEIAKELELEPAQIREYLNMARQPVSLDVRVGDNQDTELQEMLEDDGPSPEYYTTQEFLRQDLNTLLAELTPQQREVVALRFGLEDGNEMSLAKVGERLNLSRERVRQLEHQALAHLRRRRANVKEYVAS